The Bifidobacteriaceae bacterium region GCCATCGACAACTATCGCCCCCGATAGGTGAATCACCTCGGTCGCCATCAGGCGCCTCCTTTGTAGTTCTCAGGTTGCCGGATAGCGCCCGTCCCGGTACCAACCTGAAACGATGTGGCTGCGCGCCGCCCGTTACCCACCATTAAACGCCGGACACCGGCCACCGTCCAAAACCGACGCTCCCCGAGCGCCGCTGACTGTCGCCGCAGATCGACCCCGGCGGGCCAAGAGACCTTGCGTTCCGGCGGCACCGGGCGGACCCGGAAGGCGTTCGGCAAATTGGGCGGCCAGGTGCGCCACGAACCGAACAGCCCGGCCGGGCCGCGCCCCACCTCGACGCCGTGGGGTGCGCTACGAACCAAGCAGTGTCCGCGCGAGCCCCGCCCACTCCGGTCCGCCTCGGCGTTGCCGGGTGCGCTACGAACCGAACAGTCCGACCGAGCCGCTCCCACTCCAGTCCGCCTCGACGCTGGCGGGTGCGTTACGAACCGAACAGTCCGCCCAAGCCAGTCGGAATCTGACCTGGCGCGGGCGGGGGCTCGGCGCCGCCGCCCAGCCCGAAAGCCGAGCCCTTTTTCGGTTGATCCGGTTCGGGTCCGCGGGCACGGCGTTCGGCCATCGCGCGTTCCTCAGCGGCGCGCTTGGCGGGGTTGCCGGAGCGAGATTTCTTGCCTCGGCGCTGCGGGGACTGCATCCGGCCTTTGGACTTCTTGCCCCCGCCGCCCAGCTGCGGGCGGCCGCCCCGTGCCATTGAGCGCATCACGGTCTTGGCCTGGTCGAAGCGCTGCAGGACCTGGTTGACCGCTTGAACCGTGTTGCCCGAGCCGCGCGCTATCCGGGCGCGGCGGGAGCCGTTGATAATCTTCGGGTTGGCGCGCTCCTGGGGGGTCATGGACCGGATGATCGCCTCGACACGGTCCACTTCGCGCTCGTCGAACTGGTCCAGTGCCTCGCGCATTTGGCCAGCCCCGGGCATCATGCCGATCAGCTTCTTGAGCGAGCCCATCTGACGCACCTGTTGAAGTTGCGCCAGGAAATCGTCGAGCGTGAAATCATCGCCCTCGCCTTTGATCTTGCGCTCGAGGGCTTTGGTCTGCTCCTCGTCGAAGACGCGCTGGGCCTGCTCGATCAGGGTCATGATGTCGCCCAGGTCGAGGATGCGGCTCGCCATGCGGTCGGGGTGGAAGACCTCGAAATCGGTCAGCTTCTCGCCGGTCGAGGCGAACAGGATCGGCACGCCGGTGACGGACCTGACCGAGAGCGCGGCGCCGCCGCGGGCGTCGCCGTCCAGTTTGGTCAGCACCACGCCCGTGAAGCCGACCCCGGCCTTGAACGCCTCCGCCGTGGTGACCGCGTCCTGGCCGATCATCGAGTCGATGACGAACAACACATCATCTGGTTGAACCGCGTCGCGGATCTGGGCGGCCTGCCTCATCAGCCCGTCGTCAATGCCGAGCCGACCCGCCGTGTCCACCACCATGGTGTCGAAATGCTCGGTTTGGGCGTGCCGAAGCGCCGCCGCCGCCACCTCGACCGGGTCGCCCACGCCGTCGCCCGGCTCCCGGGCGAACACGTCCACGCCCGCCTGGCCGCCCACGATCTCCAACTGCCTGACCGCGCCCGGCCGCTGTAAGTCCGCGGCGACCAGCAGGGGCCTCTTGCCCTGTTCTTTCAGCCACAAACCCAACTTGCCCGCGAGGGTCGTCTTGCCGGATCCCTGGAGTCCCGCCAGCAATATGACCGTGGGCGGACGGGTCGCCAGGTCCAGTTCGGCAGTCTGGCCACCCAACACCTCCACCAACTCGTCGTAGACGATCTTCACGACCTGTTGCGACGGGTTGAGGGCCTTGTTGATGTCCTCGTCCAGAGCGCGCTCGCGGACGGCGGCCGTGAACTGGCGCACCACGGGGACGGCCACGTCGGCGTCCAGCAGCGCGCGGCGAATCTCGCGGATGGTGGCGTCAACATCGGCTGGCGACAGCCGCCCCTTGCCGCGCAACGACTTGAACGTGGCGGTGAGGCGGTCAGACAGGGAATTGAACATAAGGCCTTAAGGCTACCCGGCCCCGCAGCGAAGCCCGCCATGAGAATTCCGCGAACGCCATGGACGCCGGTACAACCCAAAACGCGATCGTGATCCACCAACGGATCAGGAAGAGCCCGAAGGTCGCACCAGAGGCGATCTCGCCGGCCGCCACGCCGCCAAATGCAACCTAGAACACGATCTTGATCCGCCGCTGGATCACGAAGGGCCCGAAGGTTGCACCACGGGCCACCCAGGCGGCCGCCACGGTGCCAAATGCAACCCAGAGCACGATCCTGATCCACCACTGGATCACGAAGAGCCCGGAGGTCGCATAGGGGGCCACCTCGCCGGCCGCCACGGTGTCAAATGCAACCCAGAACACGATCCTGATCCACCGCTGGATCACGAAGAGCCCGAAGGTTGCACCACGGGCCGCCCAAGCGCCCGCCACGGAGCCAAATGCAACCTAGAACACGATCCTGATCCACCAGCGGATCACGAAGAGCCCGAAGATCGCATTGGTGCCCCGACATGGGCGTCCCAACCGCCCTCAGGTTGGTGGCGGAAGCTTCACGCCTTCGATTCTTGCCAGCTCGGTCGCAACGCGCCGAACCAACCGATGCTGGTCGCGCAAGTCTTTGGCCCCTACCTCGATCATTGCGTGCCCAAGGCAGCGCAGTTGCTCGCGCCGCTCCATGTCCGCGTAGAACTGATCGACCGACTCGAAGTGGTAGCGGCCCTGATACTCAATGCCAGCCGGGTAATGCTCAAGACCCAAGTCTTCGTAGCGGACGATCTTGCCGCTGCCGTCCTTCACCGGGCGGTTGACCATCCCTCGCGGCAGGCCGCAATCGCGCAGAACCGGCCTGACCCAGGTCTCCGGATTGGAGTCCGTGCCCGGTTCGGCCAGCGCCACCACCAGGCGGGCGGTCTTGACGCCGGGACGAGCCCCGAGGCTCTCGACGCTCCCCAAGAGGTCGGCTTTGGTGACCCAGGCCGCCTCCCCGCGCATGAGAGCGTCTGCGGCCATCACCAGGCCGGCGAACGAGCGATGCGGCTCAACTGTGAAATCGGCCAGCGGCCATGGCAGGCCGCCCAGGCCCAGAATGGTCCGCAACCTGCGGGCTCTGCCATGTCGGCCCAGTTTGTCCCAGGATTGGCGCCGGGTCGGTGGAAAATAGTAGCCGGAGGGAAGATGGTTGGCGGCCAATTGCGCCAGCCAATCACCTGGCGGGGCCAAGGGGACCCCGCAGGTGAAGCGCCACGGCTGGGCTGGTTTGGCATGCCGGTGCGCTCGACCGCTGGCTGATCGCAGCCGTGCAACTCCTTGACTCACTTCCACGGGCCCATTGAGCGCCTCGTCTTCAAGAGCTCTGGGCAAGTCGCACCCCGACAGGGCGAGCGCCGCCGCGCCGGTCACCATTCCGCCGGGGCTGTGATCAACGGCGTCATTGCAACGTTCGACCAGCGCGGAGAAGTGTTCGGTGTCGGTGATTGCCACGCTGCGATTATCGGACGTCTTCAAGAACCTAGTGGGTGCCGGGCGTCTTTGCTGTGGATAACCGCGGCGGCCGTTCTCCTCAACTGTTCGCCAAGGCGGCGCGGGCGCGGTCCGCCAGGCCCCGGATCAGGGAGGCTCGCAGTTTGGTCCAGGCCTTGGGGCCGGCGGCTTGGGCGTCCGCCTCGGTGAGGGCCGCCACGCCGTCCAGCAAGTCGAGCCGGTGGTCCACCGCGTCTAGAAGCGCCGCAACGGTCTCCGGGTCGTTGGGATCCCGTGAGGTCGCCAGAACCGGCAGCGTTAGGTGGTGGCGGATCAGGGCGACCATGAACTCGACCTGCTCCGGCTCATAGCCCATGCGGGCGAACAGCGGCCGGGCCAGCAGCGCGCCCAGCGCCGGGTGGTCGCGTTCGCCGGGGCGTTTGCCCAGGTCGTGGAACAGCGCCGCCACGGCGACCAGATCAGCCGGGGCGGACCCGAGGTTCAAGGAGGCGAGCCGGGCGACGGCCTCGACCTGATGACGGTCAACGGTGTGCCGGTGCAGCGCGTTGCGCTGCACCAGGTTTCGCACGCCGATCCATTCGGGCCAAAGGCGAACTATCACGCCCGCCTGGTCGAGGTCCTCCCAGACCCGCACTATCGCTTCCCCGCACGCCAGATAGGCCGCCAGTTCGGACCGCGCCTCCGCTGGCCACGGCTCCAGCAAGGCCGGGCAGTCGCGCAAAGACAGCAGCGTCAGCGGCTCGAAGGCGAAGCCCGTCTGCGCGGCCACTCGGGCCGCCCGGAGCGGCAGAGCCGGATCCGTTGGCACCGACAACGGCGCGGGGACCCCAGGCGCGCCCGACCCTGCGGCCGCCCCAAGGCCGGTCCCGCCCGACTGAGACCCGGCGGCCGGACCAGACCCTCCGACCCATCCAGAAGTGGCGGCCTGCCCAGACGCGGCGCGCCCGGACACGGCGGCCGACCTAGGCCCCGCACCCCGCCCAGACCCGTCAACCGCCCCAGACCCGTCGACCGCCCCGGGACCGGCAGCCGACCCAGACCCGGCAGCCAGCCCGTGCACGGCCCCGAAAGCCGGCGTTAGCGCCTGCCCAAATCCAGACGCGGTCCCGGGCCCGCTCCCGGATAGCACAATCTCCCCGCCCAGTTCCGCCAACCCCTGCGCCAGGGGCGTGAGCCGAGGCCCTTGCCGTCGGCTGCGCACAAACACGGCGGGGAGCACCTTGCGGCCGGGCAGGTTGCCAACCGCCCGCCTCATCGTTGTGTCAAGGGCATAGGTGATGGTCCGCCCCGCGCTGGCCAGGTTGGCGAGCAGCCGGTCGGCTGTCAAGTGTGGGTCCAGCGCGCGGGCCGTCACGTCCTGGTCGGCCATCAGCAGCAGGCTCGCGTTGCGCCGGGCCGCGCTGTGCGAGGCGTCCCGCACGTCCAGCAGGTACTCCCGTGCCCCGTCGAAGCCCAGTTCCCGGCGCGGCTTCTCCGCCAGCCAAGAGGCCACCAGCGCGTCCAGGGTGACGGCGTCCCGCAATCCGCCCCGCGCCTCCTTCAGGTCCGGCTCCAGCCGATAGGCCAAATGCCCGAACGCCTCTTCCCGCTCCGCCACCGAAGCGACCAGTTCCGGCAGCCGCTTGCGGGCCGCCGCCCGCCAGTCTGTCAACACCGCCGATGCCGCCCTGCCCGCCAGTTCCCTATCCCCGGCCAGCGGGGTCAACGACAGCAGTCCGGTCGCCGCGGGCAGGTCCGAGGACGCGATCCGGCGGCATTCGGCCAACGACCGGAAGGACTGGTCCAAGTCAAAACCGGCGTCCCAGATTTGGTACCACAGCGCCCGCGCCAGCCGTTCCCGGCGGTCGTCGTTCCAGCCGTGGCCTTCGTAGACCACCACCAGGTCGAGATCGGACAGCGGGCCGATGTCGCCGCGCCCAAGCGAGCCAACCCCTCCGAGTGCAATGCCGCCGGCCGGGCCGCCTCCGCCGCCCAAACTCTCCCCGCCAGCCGAAAGCGCCCCGCCGAGAGCGCCAAGCGACCCGAGCGACCCACCCGAGCCTACCGCCCCATAATCGCCCAACCCCGCCGCAGACCCGAAGCCGGCGGAGCCGGCACCGGAGCCGCCCAGTGGGTCGCTGGCCGCCGCCTCGACCCACAGCCGCCGCAAGGCGGCCCGCAGCAACTGGGTCCGCAGGGCCCGTCCGCGCCGGCCGGGCATCCACCACACTGACGCGAACGGTCCTTGGCCTTTTCTGGCCATGCCGAGGTCCCGGAAGGCGGGGGCGCCGCCTTCCGGGACCTCGGCAGTCAACTGATCGGACGTCAGAGCGAAGCAGACTTGGCGAACGCGCTCACAGCGCGTCCGCGCCCTTGTCGCCGGTCCGCACGCGGACCAATTCTTCGACGTCCACGACCCAGACCTTGCCGTCGCCAATCCGCTCTGTGCGGGCGGAGGAGACGATTGCTTCGACGGCGGGCGCCGCGACCGCGTCATCCACCACCGCCTCAATCTTGATCTTGGGCAGCAGGTCGACCGTGTATTCGGCGCCACGGTAGACCTCGGTGTGGCCCTTCTGGCGGCCGTAGCCGGACACCTCTGAGACCGTCATGCCGCGTGCTCCGGCCGCTTCGAGGGCGGTCTTGACCGCGTCCAAACGGTGCGGCTGGATGATTCCCGTAACCAGTTTCATCTTTCCTTGCCTTTCGGATAACGGGTCAGTTGTTGAACCGACCAGAAGTGATGGTCTCATATGCGGTCTCGCCGTGCTGGGCAAGGTCAATCCCGG contains the following coding sequences:
- a CDS encoding P-II family nitrogen regulator; translation: MKLVTGIIQPHRLDAVKTALEAAGARGMTVSEVSGYGRQKGHTEVYRGAEYTVDLLPKIKIEAVVDDAVAAPAVEAIVSSARTERIGDGKVWVVDVEELVRVRTGDKGADAL
- a CDS encoding HD domain-containing protein; amino-acid sequence: MARKGQGPFASVWWMPGRRGRALRTQLLRAALRRLWVEAAASDPLGGSGAGSAGFGSAAGLGDYGAVGSGGSLGSLGALGGALSAGGESLGGGGGPAGGIALGGVGSLGRGDIGPLSDLDLVVVYEGHGWNDDRRERLARALWYQIWDAGFDLDQSFRSLAECRRIASSDLPAATGLLSLTPLAGDRELAGRAASAVLTDWRAAARKRLPELVASVAEREEAFGHLAYRLEPDLKEARGGLRDAVTLDALVASWLAEKPRRELGFDGAREYLLDVRDASHSAARRNASLLLMADQDVTARALDPHLTADRLLANLASAGRTITYALDTTMRRAVGNLPGRKVLPAVFVRSRRQGPRLTPLAQGLAELGGEIVLSGSGPGTASGFGQALTPAFGAVHGLAAGSGSAAGPGAVDGSGAVDGSGRGAGPRSAAVSGRAASGQAATSGWVGGSGPAAGSQSGGTGLGAAAGSGAPGVPAPLSVPTDPALPLRAARVAAQTGFAFEPLTLLSLRDCPALLEPWPAEARSELAAYLACGEAIVRVWEDLDQAGVIVRLWPEWIGVRNLVQRNALHRHTVDRHQVEAVARLASLNLGSAPADLVAVAALFHDLGKRPGERDHPALGALLARPLFARMGYEPEQVEFMVALIRHHLTLPVLATSRDPNDPETVAALLDAVDHRLDLLDGVAALTEADAQAAGPKAWTKLRASLIRGLADRARAALANS
- the ffh gene encoding signal recognition particle protein — translated: MFNSLSDRLTATFKSLRGKGRLSPADVDATIREIRRALLDADVAVPVVRQFTAAVRERALDEDINKALNPSQQVVKIVYDELVEVLGGQTAELDLATRPPTVILLAGLQGSGKTTLAGKLGLWLKEQGKRPLLVAADLQRPGAVRQLEIVGGQAGVDVFAREPGDGVGDPVEVAAAALRHAQTEHFDTMVVDTAGRLGIDDGLMRQAAQIRDAVQPDDVLFVIDSMIGQDAVTTAEAFKAGVGFTGVVLTKLDGDARGGAALSVRSVTGVPILFASTGEKLTDFEVFHPDRMASRILDLGDIMTLIEQAQRVFDEEQTKALERKIKGEGDDFTLDDFLAQLQQVRQMGSLKKLIGMMPGAGQMREALDQFDEREVDRVEAIIRSMTPQERANPKIINGSRRARIARGSGNTVQAVNQVLQRFDQAKTVMRSMARGGRPQLGGGGKKSKGRMQSPQRRGKKSRSGNPAKRAAEERAMAERRARGPEPDQPKKGSAFGLGGGAEPPPAPGQIPTGLGGLFGS